The DNA region AGCGATTGTATGATTGTTTTTGTCTTCACGGATTGTATTCATTtagtttaatttctaaattgATCACTCACAATATCAAAATTACtcttaaaaattgttttctcaaaataaacatttctattatcatctctctttttcttttttgaataaacataaaaattaaaaagatttcaaactttttttaagaGAATTTTTGGtatattgttttgattaattatgAAAACTTTAAGATGCATAATGTGAAAACTATTCGATACATATGGCCATTCAGTTGATTTATCAATTGGACGTAAGCGATTGTATGATTGTTTTTGTCTTCACGGATTGTATTCATTtagtttaatttctaaattgATCACTCACAACATCAAAATTACtcttaaaaaatgttttctcAAAATTACTTTGATTGCATATATAGTTAAATGTTGCATGTTAAAACATTAATTAGAGAAAATTACTTGACTGTTACGTAATCAGCCTAGTCGATCTGTTTTCGTCGGCAACCGTAAGCAAGGCTAAGACAAGTATCGACGATGGTTAATGTTTATGTCTCTGCATCAAACCTTAACAAAAGAGGAGGAGGCGAGTCGGATTGGTATGGAATCCTCAACGTGGATCCTTTAGCTGATTACgtaacagtcaagaaacaatACAAGAAGCCGGCGCTTCTTCTCCATCCGGACAAGAACAAGTTTAACGGCGCCAAAGAAGCGTTTAATCTTGTTTTCGATGCTTGGAGTCTTTTATCTGATCACTCTAAGAGAGCCGCCTATGATGAACAGAGAAAATAcaaagaacaacaacaaaagtgaGAAGCTTCTTGTTCCTCTTCAGACACCACAAAGGAAGCAAATGCAGAGGAAGCAGAGTGGCTTTTCAAGAATCGGATGAAGAGAGCAAACGAAAACTCTACAGACGAAGAAGAGAGGCTCTTCAAGAGACCGGCGCTGATGAAAACCGGAAACTCAAACTGTTCTTCCGAGGCGGAGAGGCTATTCAAGAAGCCTATGAAAGCAGCAAATCCAAACTCTACTTTGgtcttgtcttttttttaaaacctaatGTATGATTTGTATTATTAGATTGAAGGAATGTAAACTAATCAAATCGATCAAAGTTCAAAACTTTCTATCAGTCTTCAAGAAATTGCTAGACGATCACTAAACATTTTGTAGAGGACTAATCGTAGACgtaaacattttagtttttggctttacttataaaattattttgatgaactATGAaaactagatatataaaataaaaaagaaataaatttgtgaattttattaacattgttaattaatttaacaaATTTAGACTAGTTCAGATATATTTCAACTGATTTAAACCGATCTAGAATGATTTAAATTGTATAAACTGggttttatttatgaaaatcgTTTTGGTTAGGACTGATTTACCACCTAAACGGGAGGTCTAGGCGTGTCTAAACCAATTTCTATTACATCAATAGTAACCTGCATGTATGAAATTGAAGGCCCAAGTTGCTGTTGTTGAGAACATAGCAATGAAGTTATACAATCATATGGGGACGCCTTGTGTCAAGAGATCATAATCAGTAGTAACAATAGAGACATAGTGCATCGAACTGTCTCAAGAGAATACAACAAGTTGAGTTACTTTTATTGAACTCTAGACTCACAAGATGGTTTCTCTCGCAAGCTTGTCAATATTCCATCAACAAGCTTATCTTTACCAAACCCACCACAAGTCTTCTCCTCATCTTCAACACTGTCCCAACAACCTAGGATTTTAAGTACTTCCCTCTCTGTTTCATCCCCTTTCTCCTTCTTTCTGGAAACTGAACCAACTTCTTTGTCTAATAATGAGTCAGATGCATACGGAGCCTGTGTTGATGAAGGAACGATGTAACCTGATTCAATCCTCGCCTCAGGCATCATCTGTATCAACGCCTGCAGCTTCGGATAACCGAGGCTCTGATAATCCAAACGGTACTTGAACTCATCCAAGAAGTCTTTCTTGAAGTTGCTCATGTTGTAGCCTCCGGGGCTTTCCTCTATTATCTTCTTTATCAGCTTATGACAATCCGCAATCACCTCGCTTCTTGATCTCTCGCTTACACCATTGTTCTTGGACTCTGCTTCTTCCGGCTGAGACTTTGACAAACTCACAAACATGGATCTCAATACACTAGAGGCATGAGGATTGCTAGGACAAGAGGTGAACCGAGTTACTCTGAAAGGTAGAGCTTCAGAAGGACTCTCCTTGATCCATTTCTTATCTGATATCAACAGAGATACTAAATCAAGCGTTTTCGACAGATCCAGCTGCTTGAGAGATGAATGTCCTTCCTCCTTAAGGTTCTTAGCCAACGCTTCTCTGAACAATAGAACAAAACAGGTTACTAGCTAATGCAGAAGCACTAGTAAGGTttaagagaagaatcaagaaccTTGATGGTGAGTGAGAAACAAGGACGAATCCTCTTGGAGAGTTAATGAAAGACTCAACATCTTTCCAAAAAGAATCTTGTGCAAAAACGTCATCTACTACATCTCCACCTGCTGGTTCATTGCTAAGCTCTTTGTTTCCTCCACAAAACAAGTTGAATCTCTTCAGAAGATGCCTTAAAATCCCTTGACTCTTGCTTGCTTCAGTGTCTGCTCTCACCTCCTTAGCAGATTCACTAGAAGTGGAAGATGCAGTTTGAGATTCTAAGTCCTCATCATCCGCCACTTTCCCTTCACCAACAACACCTTCCTGTTTCTTTTCTTGGAGATGCTCTAGTCCTAACTCTTGTGATTCAGATTCTTGAGAACTCTCTTGTGATTCAGATTCCTTTTTGACATCTTCAACATTCTGTTTCACCTTATGAGGCATCTCCTCCACATTCTTACAAGCATGAACAAGAAACACGCCTTCTCCCTTTGGAACAACCTCCAAGATCTCCGGCATAGACAACAGAAACCTCGAAAACCTCTTATATCCATAAAACTCTTCACCCAACGGTACATTCCTCTTCTTCAGCTGCTCACGCAGTTCAGTAATAGCCACTCCCTTAGGATACAAACTCAACACCAAACCAATCTCCCTAACAACTTCTTCTGGTACATGATTAGTATCTAAACTAGATTCCTGCAACTCCTCTTGCTTGGTCGATGCGGCGAACGGGTCAAGGAGAGGAGTTTTATAGTGACCATACCAAGAGCTATAAGGACCATCAGGCGGCTGGTTAAAGCATTTACCGGTTAAGTTGTTTCCTCTAACTAAAGCTTTCCAGTCCCACATGATGGAAGCGGCGCTGCACAACACGCCAAGCGATCTTTCTTCGTAGCCAGCGAGCAAGATGTTGTAGTTGCTCATCCTGAGCTTGTGTAAGACGGTGGAGAAGTCTCTGTCGCTGGAGATGAGGAAGAGGTGAGCAGGAGGTGGGTTCTGAGCAACCCAGCACATTAGATCAGTAATGAGAGCTCTATCTGTACTGTTCTTCCCACCtaaatacaaagaaaaagtAAGCTTTTTACATAGAAGTGGATAGGTCTGTAAGTTCAGTGTCCTGTTCGGTACCATGTTCATAAGTTCCATTCagattttactaaatttaaattGGGTTCGGTTCAGATTATGTTGTTACCAGTAAAAtctacaaaaatatatacaaattggCCAAAGATATTCAAAACgtataaatattcaaaaatttaattaaaagctagttaaactaaaaaatattcaaaatataaataattacaaaaacttaaaaatctataaaatatctaaattatcttatatatataaaaaatcaacatgtttaactaattttggatattttaggATTTTAATTTGGATTTCGGTTCGTACCCAAACCCGAAAGTACATAGCGCTTAAATccggtttaaatatttttataataatttggaTCGGATTTCAATTTTTTCGGTTCAATAATTTTTCCGAAACTAACTAAATTCAAAAtcacaaataaaacaaactatgAAAGTCCTTAAAACattctaaaatatctaaattatcttaacatatttaaaaaatatatttaactaattttgaatatttttggaaTAAATAAATAGCTCTTAAATCCAGTTCATATGGATTTCAATTTTTTCCGTTCGGGTTAAGGTTCGGGACTAAACCTAGAAATGAATCAGAAAAGCAGAGATTTTGCGAAAAGAACCGAACCTTGAGGGACATGAGCGAGGTTGATTCCCGTCGCGGAGAGAGCTTCCTGATTAGTTCTCGACAGCTGCAACACGTCTCCGAAGGCGGTGATCGTGATTGGTCCTTTGATCCCGTTAATTCTAACGGCGGCTGTGATGGACTGCGCCACTCTGAAGACGTTAGCGCCACTGGGCAAGTGGCAGTTCTCGAAGTCCCACCACACCGAAACCTTAACTCCCCTAGACTCTTCCTCCTGGTGGTGAGCACGCCTCGGAGCGAGCTGAGAGGAGGAGATCGGCCGATGCTGAGGACGCGGCGGGTGGTGAGCGACGAGGCGGAGGAAAAGGGTTTTGGAAAGGTTCATTCTTTTTTTCGAGAGTGTGATTGTAATGGCGGAGATGAGGGTTTTAGAATTTTCAGTTGGGGAAGACGAAGTAACCCCTTGCACACGTGCGAATCACGTGATTAGTGAGTCAATATGGGCCCTTGTGTGTGAAGCCCAATAAGGATAGAAAACTCTGTTGGgtccatatatataatataactatcCTCCTATTAAAAAtgtgtttattttctttcttttttgaaaccaaaatatgtttattttctgTCTcagtaatatttattaatactgATTAAATATATCCTTTTTTAAAGATAAGTATCAAAAAACTATTTTCACAAGGATATCATTTACGgacttttatttattaataataataaattttaattttgaaaaataattaagtttatTTAACTGATTccacaatttttttaagaaaaaatttaatatccTATCATATCCTATTAGACCGTCTATAAAACTGATCAACCAATTTTCTTTGATttagaaataacaaaaaaaaaattagaactgATGAAAAGTGTACAACAAATTGGGGACATGCAAATAGAAAACTAATCcccatatttaaaaataaaaacatattacgTAATTTCTCTGACTCTTCTATAACTCATTTGTTATCTAAGTCAGACATTGTAATCCCTTTGACTTTCTTCTCAAAAGACAAACCTTTTTCTCCTTCCTCTGCTTTACCCGTCACAGCCATATTCTCTTCCGAGAGTTTAATGTCCTCAAGAATCTGTGCTTCAGATCTATCAATCTTCTTTTGTGCGTCTAGAAACTCTGGaacctctttttcttttgttgtctTTACTTCAGATGCTTCTTGAttagtcttgacttcaaatccAACCTTAGTCTTCACATCTGATCCAACCTTAACGTTCGATGTCTCAGGAGTCTTCATTTCAAAAACTTTTGGAACTTTAATCTCTAAATCTTTAGATGATTGAACCTCTGCCACTTTTAGAAGTTCTGACTCTGCGGCTTTAACTTCATCAGTCTTGCATTTAGAAACCTCTGGAACATTTTTATCCTCCAAGACCTCATGAACATCTGACTCTTTTGTAACCTTTATTTCAGATAGTTCAGGAGGAGTAGGAACCTCAGAATCTTTTGAAACATTGTTATCCTCTAAAACCTTAGGAACATCTGACTCTTTTGTACCCTTCACTTCAGACAATTTAGGAGGAGCATCAACTTCATAAGCTTTTGAAACATTCTTATCCTCCAAGACCTCATGAACCTCTGGCTCTTTAGTAACCTTCACTTCAGACAATTCAGTAGGAGCATGAACCTCACTAACATTTGAAACACTCTTATCCTCCAAGACCTCAGGGACATCTTTCTCTTTTGTAACCTTCACTCCAGATAATATAGGAGCAGAAACTTTAGAAACTTGTGGAGGTTTCGACTCTTCTACAACCTTGACAGcttcagattttttcatatCTTCTGATTcctcaggaaacttaacttcccAATTCTCTGAATAATTAACTTCTTTCTCTTCAGCTTCTTTAGCTTTAGGCGTCTCAGGAGTCTTGACCTTTGATTCATTTGGAATCTTAACGTGAAGGTCATCTCGTGTCTGAACATCAAAGGTTTCTGGATCTTTTACATTAGAAGTCGCCGGGGCAGAAACATCATCAAGCTTTGAAACCTCTGAAGAAACATCACCTTTGTTGTTGTTAATCACTGGTTTTGCCGGAGAATGACCCGTTAGTTCTTTAACTATTGCCTTGTCCTGTTTAAAACATTTTCTCCATAAATCTtacaaagttatatatatatatatatatatatcataggAAACTTGAAAAGTTAAGAAgatatttaaacaatatttttataataggtTTTTACTATTTCTTAGATGCCtctttttacaaatatttttattcaaaagagTAATGGGATGATTGTAAAACCACTTgcataaaaaaacatttgaatatGGAttgtatctttttcttttaaatgatgTGAAAATTTACCTCATGAAacaagagactgagagactggCGTTTGCTGTTTCCATCCTCCGCATCATCTTCAATCAGAATCTCTTTTCCTTTCTCGCTCCGCCGTGCCGCAGCCGCTTCTTCATCCGCCGCGTTAGGAGCATTGTTCTTGCTCTTTTCACCCGAATCCTTGTTGTGAACCGTCGTGTCTCGCTCAACCGGGACGAGATCCTCGTCGGAATCTTTTAGAACCTTTGGCTTGATGGCGCAGTTTCCCATCTCGCCAAACacagagagttttttttttgtgtgtgtattAGGTAATGATAAAAGTAttgtctctctttttctctgatctctttcttaaattttctttttaccttCCGAGAAATGATGAAAGTGAAGGTGAAGGGATGGTCAAAGAAGATTTATGTCCCGATAAATTCTCTACGGACAGAGAGAGACAAAGATTTGATTAAATATGTGTTccctaataaaacaaaattaatgaaatacagatgtAAATTGATCTGtttttataatacaaaatacTATAAAGTAGTAAAGTGTATATTCGAATCTTTTTATCTTGATGCTTAgtctaatttattttgattctgAATCGTGCAAGTGTATATTACGCTTAAGTAAAAAGGGAAATAAATAAATCTCAATAATTAATCCCACTTATTTCCAAGTTATTCATATTTTAAGTCGTCCTGCATGGAGTTACAACAGCTTCTATTTACGTAGGGCGTCTTACGTTAAAATCGTATAATGGACGGATAGTAAATGGATCTCGGCCCATTAAAAATCTGATTTGGACCCAAAAGAAGAAAGCTATAAAGAGCTTGACAGCCCAAACAAGAATAGGAACTGCTGAGTGGTGTATCAGCTTGATGCCAAATTGAACTTGTTGCCACAGCTTCAGTTTTAGCCAAATTGCTTAATCTATTCAAACCTATATGTGAGCTTGAGTCTTGATGTGTGTTATGGATAGTATTCGAATATCGTACGAGTTAAGAAGAAAGCTAAGAGCCTAACACTCCACAGCAATGGAAGCCAAGTTCACAAGACTCTAACAACAACTCCAACCACATATGCTtgaagataaaacaaaaaaagaacaacAAACAATATAGCTTTTGTCTGAACTTCATAACCACGTATGGCacaataagttataaatttggATACATTACTTGTTTGCTTATCGTTTCACATAATCTAAATTCAACATCTTAACCCTCAAACAAAACCATcacataaagaagaagaaaagaaaaacaatcatCTCTACTTCTCAGTCTTCACCTTCTTCTTAGACTTACCCGACCGATCCGAAGAGCCTGAACCATGTTTGCTCGCAGAAGGCTCCGAATGCTTTCTTTTAGAAGACTTGGGAGTCTCAGTGAAGCCAGAGAAAAAGCTCTTCTCTCTGCCGCTATGTCGAAGAGAAGACTGTCCGCTTTTACGCCTGCTACTCATAGCTGGATTAGAGTTTCTAACAGAGGAACTCGTCACAGCTCTCAAAGCCTTCTGCTGAGTTTTAAATGTCTCAAGCAGCTCTTCCGGTTCAGGAAACCGAACCAACGAAACTCGCCTCGAAATCTTCCCAActaccattaaaaaaaaaacaacacacaCTTACTAACCAGACACAACAACTCTTCCTGTAAGCAATAGGAGAAACAGAAACTCACCGATCTTTGATTCGTTCTCACAAGGTATAATCACAGTTGCATCACCTTCTTGAGAAGCAAAGCTAACAAGTTCAACCTCTTTAcctaatcaattaaaaaaaataaaaaatcaaaaagctggttttaaaaaaaaaaaagatcaaaacttttttttaccaGAAGAATCCTCGAAACGTCCCAAGACTCCATCTTCACCAAGCTTAACCTTGAGCTCCTTCCCTTCGATCTCCGGAACCTGAAAAAGACCAAAACACCCTTCAGTTTCAGAAAACATTTAAAGCTTTACGTATCTCAATCGTCCGAAACGTACGTGGCTCATAGGGCACTGGATGAGCCAGAGCTCCGTGGATCCCGTCACGTCGAAGTCAGCGAGGGGCTGTAAGCTGTTGACTACGAACTCTTCTGGAGGTTTGTAATCCAACGCCATCTCTCTGCTCTCTCacgattagtaagaaagactgtAAATTGAAGGCGGAATCAACACGAGAAAGCAATTTCGAGAGACGGGTTAACCTCAGAACGGAGTGTTGCTCTGTCGACGGCGGGATGGAGAGAGTAGTCGCCGGAGAGAGTCGATGCGACGACGATGACCTAAAACCCTTTCccagttttataatttatatgtagtTCACTCGAAAACGACGTAGTTTTGAGTGAATTGGGTTACTTTGGGATCCAGAGGTTTTGGGCTGAGACTATTGGGCCTTTATCGGACATCTAAATGAAATAAGCCTGAAACGGAAAAATCATATCATACACTCTTGTTGAATCATGATTTTGCTTGAGAAATGTTAATGTGCAGGAAGTAAGATAGGAATATGGGAAACGCAAACGTAAAAGCATAGAATTAGTACTTTGCTTGAGAAGTTTAAACGTGAATAGATTGCAATACTTGACGTGAGATGTTGGcatgtaaagaaaaataaaatgatatggAATCATTcaactttatatttttgtagtatatatatagtcaCAAATCACAACAACTAAACTCCAAACTTGCAATAACCATCCAAACATCTTTTCTGTAACCATGAGTTCGGTCCAGCATTCTCCACTTTCTCCCCTCTTTTGCCCTTTCCATCGATTACACTGCCTTTTCGATCCTTATAATGAGCTCACGATAATCAACATTTCTTGTTATCTTCCAAATGTCGAAGGCCACCACCTTTACCCACTTTATTGGTGCaataacaaagaatcaggagATGAGTCTTTGTGTCATGCTTGTACATTTAAAGGAATTGGTACAACCTATTACTTTTGCCACGAATGTGAGGTATCATTCCACAAAGAATGTGTCGAGTCTCCCCCTCTAATCAAATCTATTTATCACTCTAAACACCCTCTCCAACTAGTTCAAGATGAATCTGCAGGTATATATTGTTCTCATTGTGAAAGTCGTTCTAGCTATCAAGACGCAAAGTTATATTATTACTGTTTTACTTGTAAGTTTAGTTTGCATCCTGTTTGCGCGACAACACCCTCGTTCCTTAACTTTCCAAAAAGGCATGAGCATGACCTCAACTTCTTTCCGAGAAAAGCTGATTTGACATGTGACGTTTGTGGGGTTGTTGATAGCAAACCTCTCATTTACGTGTGTCTTCAATGTGATTTTGTTGTCCATAAAAATTGTATTTACTTACCATTTGTCATAAGAATATCCCGTCATGACCACCGTCTTTCTTTTGCATATTCTATCTCTAGAATATTGTCTTGTGGAGTTTGTCGTCAAAAAGTTGACGAAAACTATGGAAGTTATTCTTGCACGAAAGATTGCAGTTACACAGTGCATTCCAGGTGTGCAACTCGGGAAGATGTGTGGGATGGAAAAGAACTTGAGGAAGAACCGGAAGAAGACTATGAAAATTTGAATTCTTTTGAAGTGGTAGGTGATGGAATTATACAACATTTCAGCCATTCACATCACATGAAGTTTGAAAAGAAGACCACTGACAATttgtatgatgatgatgaaaagcGATGTCAAGCATGCATACTTCCAGTCTATGGTGGTGGCGTTTACAGATGTATGAAATCCAACTGTGATTTTGTACTCCATGAAGCATGTGCAAATCTTCCCCGGACAAAACAACATATAGCACATCCCAATCCTTTTATTCTACAAGTGAGTGacaccaaaaatattttcttgtgtGAATATTGTCAGCGTTGTTTGTATGGTTTCAGATATGTGTGTAGCAAAGGAGATGAGTCTATAAGTATAGACGTGCGATGTGCTGCAATATCTGAGCCATTTGTCCAGCAATGCCACCCACATCCCTTGTTCTTAAGCAATGAACTTGGAAAATCTAGACCATGTTCAATCTGCGAAAACGAGAAAGTTCAAACTTTGAATTGTATTGAATGCATCTTCTTTTTGTGCTTCTATTGTGCTACACTCCCTTATAAAGTGAGATATGAGCATGATGAGCATTTCCTCACCCTTTCTTACAAAGAGAATGAAAGTCTCAATTGGTGTGAGATTTGTGAGGAAATTATGGATTCAACCATATGGCTTTATACATGTCATGAATGTGGGACCGTTTTCCATATCCCATGTTTACTAGGAAAATGTCCACCTTATGTCAAGCCTGCTCAAAATCTCTCGTTTAATGGTACAAAATGTAATATAGTCCCGAACAATCGTCTCACTCGACTCATCTGCTATGACTGCGACGGGCGTTGCCAAGATAAACTAATGCTCGAATTTTATGATGAGGATGGAAGAAATCTATTTTGTTATCGTCACTGGGAAGTGGCCGATTTAAGTGCATGAATCTGAGTGCTCGTCACTGGgaaaaataatactaaattaTAGTATGTTTTAGTTGGTATTATCATTATGTGTTGCTTTTACGAGTCTGTATTAAGGTAGtttgtatataatattaaagTTTACTTGTAATACATCGTAAACATTGAAACTCTCTTATGTAATATAAGAAATATGCAAGTTGTCAAATTGGCACCATGATGGAGAACTCGTCTCATATAAAAACAAGTAGTAAGATACAAGTCAAACACCATgatagataagaaaaaaaaagaggtcgGCTGTAGAAGGAAAATGGTAtaatttaagaattttcaaGCTTCAATGTCGCATAAaggaaaagataaataaaaaatcatttaggGTTCAATGTGTTCCTTGCAACTGTCAAATACACTTTTGAGTATGGATTCTCATAAAAGACTTGTTCAGTTCTAAACCTAGAACGCCCTTAGGGCATGCACATCGCGGTCCCTTGAGGCCCGTCCCTTAAGAAGTTTGGgttgaaaataaatcaaaaagaaaagaaattgcGTGGAACGGGCCTAAAATAAGGGATTTCGGGCTCGTCCCGTGAGGCGACGTGTCAGCTCGAGATTGGGCGATGCTATCGTCGAAATTGTCGGTGTCTTCGCGTTCTTTCTCATTCTGAAAaagaaattgaaatagaaaagcACGATGGCGAAAAGTTGATCTCCTCCGATCGCAAAATCGATCCCTCTTTCACCGGTGATTCAGTCTGTGTGTCTCCTCAATCGAAAGCCCAACTCACCAAAACGAGAGGTCGCAGATTCCGTTGGCGTTTGATCCCCAAATCGAGATTCCGAGCTCCATCGACTTCCGTTCACTTCCGGTCTTGTACGAACGGTCTCATCTTCCCCAAATCCTCTGAATCTCGACCCGAGCTCAATCCTTCCGCTACCAAGGTATTTTCTTCAACTCCCATCTGAAATTGAAAAGCTTAGGGTTTTGTATTTTGCATGCGAATAGGCTGTGGCATAGATTCTATGTTGTTAGAGAACAATTGTACAGATTCTAGGGTTCGCAAATGTTACATAGTTGCGTATAGcttgattgattgtttgattgtgTGATTGTGTGATTGTTTTCGTTGTAGGTTGATTGATTGTTTCGTATAGATTGAACCAGTGTAGCCGTTGTAGGTTATTTGATTGTTTTGTATAGATTGAACCATTGTAGTCCTGGtagcttgtttgattgtttagtATAGATTGAACCATTGTTTTCATTGtagcttgtttgattgtttcgtCTATATTGAACCGTTGAGTTTGGTTgttgcttgtttgattgttaACAAATGTATAACAAACCAGTAACTGATTTAAGCAACATGAAAGAAGTGTTTGATAGTTTAGTTTCGATGCTTTGCATCCTATAACTGGTTTTGCGTCTCTGGGTAGCCATAGTTCATAGATTTTATTTCTCATATCGTTTACTTAACTCATCATTAAAGACAGTGACTTGCTTTCTGCTCTGTGGTAGTTGTATAAAAGTAGGTTCTATACTACATCATTAAAGACAGTGACTTGGTTTCTGCTCAGTTACATTGTATACAGTATGTTTTTAACAAAATCCGATTACATTAATGATGTTGTTAGGAAAGTTGATAGCTTTTTTTGGTGTAATAAGTTAGGATTTGACATTTCTTGTTGGGAGTTCACCCTTAAGTGTTTCTAGACTTCACTTCAGCCTATAAAATCTATTCTCTTATCTCTTCTATCTCATAACTCTTTCTCCATTGTATCtattatctttctctcttctatGGATCCAAGCAATGTTCCTAGTCAGTCCGCTAGCTACGTAGGACTGCTTCACTCCCAACAAGGAAGCGTTTATCATGAAAACTTCCCTTATGGAAGTTTTCATTCTAGTGTCAACTTTGCAGAATCCGATACATTTCCGGCTTTCAGTTCTCAGCAACCTGAAGATGCACCAGTACACGCAGAAGCTGCCCGTCCTGTAAGACGCAAGTGGACCCCTGCAGATGACGAGGTGCTGATCAGTGGGTGGCTCAACACTTCGAAGGATTCAATTGTTGCAAACGAGCAGAGGTCGGGGGCCTTCTGGATACGGGTTGCTAAGTATTATGCAGACAGTGTTCATGGAAGAGAGGATGGTGTGAGAGAGCACGGTTGTTGCAAGAAGAGGTGGcacagaatcaatgatgatgttAACAAGTTCTGTGGCGCATACTCGGCAGCCCAGCGCCAAATTAGCAGTGGTGAGTCTGACACAGACGTTCTGAAGAAAGCGCATGAAATTTTCTTCTCTGATCAAGAGCACAAGTTTGCACTTGAACATCTATGTAGTTCCGGTTTCGTTAAATGAATGATTTTCTTTCAATGTTTGTGTTATTGTTTATCTGTAAATTTATCTGTTTCTGATTTTCCTTACATGTTTGAGTTTCATGTTCTATGTTTCTAACTAGTATGCCTCGACAATGTATGCAGGTTAAGTAAAAAATGGGACGTTACAGCTACTCGCAGCCATCAGAAGACGAGACTTTATTTGGAAACAATGACGACAGTGACTACAGCGAGACGGAGGATCTCATACGACGCGACCAAGCTGAGTTAAGCTTGGAACGTTGTTCACCGGTTCACTACCCCCCGCAACCGGAGGTAGAGTTTGGTTTCCCGCAGGTCTGCTATTGTGGTGCTCAGCCAGTGCT from Brassica napus cultivar Da-Ae unplaced genomic scaffold, Da-Ae ScsIHWf_627;HRSCAF=923, whole genome shotgun sequence includes:
- the LOC125604809 gene encoding glutathione S-transferase T3-like (The sequence of the model RefSeq protein was modified relative to this genomic sequence to represent the inferred CDS: added 354 bases not found in genome assembly) produces the protein MDPSNVPSQSASYVGLLHSQQGSVYHENFPYGSFHSSVNFAESDTFPAFSSQQPEDAPVHAEAARPVRRKWTPADDEVLISGWLNTSKDSIVANEQRSGAFWIRVAKYYADSVHGREDGVREHGCCKKRWHRINDDVNKFCGAYSAAQRQISSGESDTDVLKKAHEIFFSDQEHKFALEHAWCVLRFEQKWLSLNTPKAGGVSKRKNVQTDAQTSTNEGFVDVEGRPEGVKAAKAKRNTGKGKSVAEIATVWEMKKDDLVRKERLSRLAILDSLLTKPVPLTDREETAKNNLLAELF